A genomic window from Leptolyngbya sp. BL0902 includes:
- a CDS encoding nitrate reductase associated protein produces MADSLFQFEQDFADTLHCVPMGVRLKLDTCGIKLSLAQWNQLDRAERQQLMALPCDNAATVATYRDYLAGLIDQHQSGPVKTLAVDSQPPWAQTDEIPPAVQQRAEELGSPLTADQWQALTPLQRFALIKLSRPSHENHNFLPALQEFGLCGSSDE; encoded by the coding sequence ATGGCCGACTCCCTCTTTCAGTTTGAGCAAGACTTTGCCGATACCCTCCACTGCGTACCGATGGGGGTGCGGCTGAAGCTAGACACCTGTGGCATCAAGCTCTCCCTGGCCCAGTGGAATCAGCTTGACCGGGCCGAACGGCAGCAACTCATGGCCCTTCCCTGCGATAATGCAGCCACCGTCGCCACCTATCGAGATTATCTTGCAGGGCTGATCGATCAGCACCAGAGCGGCCCGGTCAAAACCTTGGCCGTGGATTCCCAGCCCCCTTGGGCGCAGACCGACGAGATCCCCCCAGCGGTGCAGCAGCGGGCCGAGGAACTGGGCTCTCCCCTCACCGCAGACCAGTGGCAAGCCCTCACGCCGCTGCAACGGTTTGCCCTGATCAAACTCAGCCGCCCCAGCCACGAAAACCACAACTTTCTGCCCGCCCTGCAAGAATTTGGCCTCTGTGGCAGCTCAGACGAGTAG
- a CDS encoding Uma2 family endonuclease — MVQSPSLSQVLYPDSDGKPMAENTLQYRWIVRLVSNLRRLLKDQTALVAGDLLWYPVPVETPPAPAQAPDAMVVLGRPAGERGSYKQWEEDNIAPQVVFEILSPSNSAREMLHKQAFYGQYGVLEMYFYDPDSFDLWGLVRPRADQDFTPVTAMNTPWVSPLLGLRFELFDTGLEVFYPDGERFQDPEEVMGERDQLQQERDRAFAKLREMGIDPSQL, encoded by the coding sequence ATGGTGCAAAGTCCCAGCCTGTCCCAGGTGCTCTACCCTGACTCCGACGGTAAACCGATGGCCGAGAATACCCTGCAATATCGCTGGATTGTCCGCTTAGTCAGCAATTTGCGGCGATTGTTGAAGGATCAAACTGCCCTTGTAGCCGGGGATTTGCTGTGGTATCCCGTCCCGGTAGAGACACCGCCTGCTCCAGCCCAGGCTCCCGATGCCATGGTGGTGCTGGGTCGGCCCGCTGGCGAACGCGGCAGCTACAAGCAATGGGAGGAGGACAACATCGCGCCCCAGGTGGTGTTTGAGATTCTCTCCCCCAGCAACAGCGCCCGCGAAATGCTCCATAAACAAGCCTTTTATGGGCAGTACGGCGTTTTAGAAATGTATTTCTACGACCCCGACTCCTTCGACCTTTGGGGGTTGGTTCGCCCCAGGGCCGACCAAGACTTCACCCCCGTGACAGCTATGAATACTCCCTGGGTGTCGCCACTGCTGGGCCTTCGGTTTGAGTTGTTCGATACCGGACTGGAGGTGTTCTACCCCGACGGGGAACGTTTCCAAGACCCGGAGGAGGTGATGGGAGAACGGGATCAACTGCAACAGGAGCGAGATCGCGCCTTTGCCAAGCTGCGGGAAATGGGCATTGACCCCAGCCAGCTTTAG
- a CDS encoding ArsA family ATPase: MLLSTSHRLFMVSGKGGVGKTTLSCGLARQMGQQRPQEAILLLSTDPAHSLGDVLQVPVDNTPTALADVPNVRVRALDAELLLSEFRAQYGGILELLVERGSFVAGEDLGPFWEMGWPGLDELMALLEIQRILRDHEADRVVVDMAPSGHTLTLFALMDFLDTLLASLDQFQEKHRYLTQTLSGQYQPDEADGFIEDMRQDLKAGRELLQDPERTACWVVGIPEPMSFLESQRFIESLGQLQIPLGGLAINRVILQNGQVNPVQAQVLDQFRPLAAGHPVLWVPLQTGEPVGGTALDAIFAHISAIDTLPTTAQASGGVPWPSPIPPSFEDFLAAGRRLIVVGGKGGVGKTTVAAAIGWAMAERHPEHHLRLISIDPAHSLGDAFGQPLGHDPTALAPNLEGQEVSAAVMLDQFREDYLWELADILGGDDSNMAGMQLVYGPEAWRQIVSQALPGIDEMLSLITVMDLLERNEQQLIVLDTAPTGHLLRFLEMPTAMGDWLGWIFKLWIKYKDVVGRVEFMGRLRTLRQRVVAAQAKLKDPIHTEFIGVVQNQSAILAEAQRLNQTLIEKGIAQRYIVHNRYENGQDLPAHSFPQQTIVRLPALPPLNRPFEQVKAAAHLLLPEV; this comes from the coding sequence ATGCTTTTATCTACCTCCCATCGGTTATTTATGGTCAGCGGCAAGGGGGGTGTGGGTAAAACCACCCTCTCCTGCGGTTTGGCGCGGCAGATGGGGCAGCAACGCCCCCAGGAGGCCATTTTGCTGCTGTCCACCGACCCGGCTCACTCCCTGGGAGACGTGTTGCAGGTGCCCGTAGACAACACCCCCACCGCCCTCGCTGATGTGCCCAACGTGCGAGTGCGGGCGCTGGATGCAGAATTGTTGCTCTCGGAGTTTCGGGCACAGTACGGCGGCATTTTAGAGCTGCTGGTGGAGCGGGGCAGCTTTGTGGCCGGAGAAGACCTCGGCCCCTTTTGGGAAATGGGCTGGCCCGGACTGGATGAGCTGATGGCGCTGCTGGAGATTCAGCGAATTTTACGCGACCACGAGGCCGACCGGGTGGTGGTAGACATGGCTCCCAGCGGCCACACCCTCACCCTCTTTGCCCTGATGGACTTTTTGGATACGCTGCTGGCGTCCCTGGATCAATTCCAGGAAAAGCATCGCTACCTGACCCAAACCCTCTCCGGCCAATACCAGCCCGACGAGGCCGACGGCTTCATTGAGGACATGCGCCAAGACCTGAAGGCGGGCCGGGAACTGCTTCAAGATCCCGAACGCACCGCCTGCTGGGTGGTGGGCATTCCTGAACCGATGAGCTTTCTGGAAAGCCAGCGGTTTATCGAATCCCTAGGGCAGTTACAGATTCCCCTCGGTGGGCTAGCCATCAATCGGGTCATCCTCCAGAATGGCCAAGTCAACCCAGTACAGGCTCAGGTGTTGGATCAGTTTCGGCCCTTGGCGGCGGGGCATCCGGTGCTGTGGGTGCCGCTGCAAACAGGGGAACCCGTAGGCGGCACGGCCCTAGATGCAATTTTTGCCCATATCAGCGCCATCGACACCCTGCCCACAACCGCCCAGGCTAGCGGCGGCGTTCCTTGGCCATCCCCTATCCCCCCCAGTTTTGAAGACTTTTTGGCGGCGGGGCGACGGCTAATTGTCGTCGGCGGCAAGGGCGGCGTTGGCAAAACCACCGTGGCAGCGGCCATCGGCTGGGCCATGGCAGAGCGCCATCCCGAACACCACCTTCGCCTTATTTCCATCGACCCGGCCCACTCCCTCGGTGATGCCTTTGGCCAACCCCTCGGCCACGACCCCACCGCTCTGGCCCCCAACCTAGAAGGCCAGGAGGTCAGCGCTGCCGTGATGCTGGATCAGTTCCGGGAAGACTACCTGTGGGAACTGGCAGACATCCTCGGCGGCGACGACAGCAATATGGCCGGAATGCAGCTCGTCTATGGCCCAGAGGCTTGGCGGCAAATTGTTTCCCAGGCGCTCCCCGGCATTGACGAAATGCTGTCGCTGATTACGGTGATGGATTTGCTAGAACGCAACGAACAGCAGTTGATTGTGCTCGATACCGCTCCCACCGGGCACCTGCTGCGCTTTTTAGAAATGCCCACCGCCATGGGCGACTGGCTAGGCTGGATCTTCAAGCTGTGGATTAAATACAAAGACGTGGTGGGCCGTGTGGAATTTATGGGCCGTCTGCGGACCCTGCGCCAGCGGGTGGTGGCCGCCCAAGCCAAGCTGAAAGACCCCATCCACACCGAATTTATCGGCGTTGTGCAAAACCAGTCCGCTATCCTCGCCGAAGCCCAGCGCCTGAACCAAACCCTAATCGAAAAAGGGATTGCCCAGCGCTACATTGTCCACAATCGCTACGAAAACGGCCAAGACCTCCCGGCCCATAGCTTTCCCCAACAAACCATCGTGCGTTTGCCCGCCCTGCCGCCGTTGAATCGCCCCTTCGAGCAAGTCAAAGCCGCCGCCCACCTCCTCCTACCAGAGGTCTAG
- the queF gene encoding preQ(1) synthase, with protein MLTSSEAASLANQYGDLAIAQTREAPLEKWPSPSQNRYTIHLEHPEFTALCPRSGYPDFGTIVVDYCPSEWVVELKAFKLFINAFRNERISHEAVTNAILDRLWEELAPQGIRVIGDFTRRGGVKTVITVKKGDVSDFDAYQPNPL; from the coding sequence ATGTTGACCTCCTCCGAAGCGGCATCCCTGGCCAATCAGTACGGCGATTTGGCCATTGCCCAAACCCGCGAAGCTCCGCTGGAAAAGTGGCCCAGCCCCAGCCAAAACCGCTACACCATCCACCTAGAGCACCCCGAATTTACCGCCCTCTGCCCCCGATCCGGCTACCCCGACTTTGGCACCATTGTGGTGGACTATTGCCCCAGCGAATGGGTGGTGGAACTCAAGGCATTCAAGCTGTTTATCAACGCCTTCCGCAACGAACGTATCAGCCACGAGGCCGTCACCAATGCCATCCTAGATCGCCTCTGGGAGGAACTGGCTCCCCAGGGCATCCGCGTCATTGGCGACTTCACCCGTCGGGGCGGCGTCAAAACCGTAATCACCGTCAAAAAAGGTGACGTTAGCGATTTCGACGCCTATCAGCCCAATCCGCTCTAG
- a CDS encoding GerMN domain-containing protein: MDYKDKLRQIPLGLAAGLATLMLASGGSVAWFTWRTLNPVPPVAEFPSLEVPPSQPDQAAPPQTAPIEAAPPEVAQQDPVNPAPAAEKTGQIFWLKDQDGRLQLVPETITVAGDASPDAQVKAAFDTLLAQSSNASPDAFTTIPDQTQLLEATVEADGIHVDLSSAFTSGGGSASMTGRLGQVIYTATAFDPAAPVWISVEGDALTLLGGEGLEVSQPMTRDDFNQGFGF; the protein is encoded by the coding sequence ATGGACTATAAAGATAAGCTGCGTCAAATTCCCCTCGGGCTGGCGGCGGGTCTGGCCACCTTGATGTTGGCCTCTGGGGGATCGGTGGCCTGGTTTACCTGGCGTACCCTCAACCCCGTGCCCCCCGTGGCCGAGTTTCCGTCTCTGGAGGTTCCCCCTAGTCAGCCCGATCAAGCGGCACCGCCCCAAACCGCCCCCATCGAGGCTGCTCCCCCAGAGGTGGCGCAACAGGATCCCGTGAACCCGGCCCCCGCTGCCGAGAAAACCGGGCAAATTTTCTGGCTGAAGGATCAAGATGGGCGGCTGCAACTGGTGCCCGAAACCATCACCGTGGCCGGGGATGCCTCCCCCGATGCCCAGGTGAAAGCGGCCTTTGACACCCTGCTGGCTCAATCCAGCAACGCTAGCCCAGACGCCTTTACCACCATCCCCGACCAAACCCAACTGCTGGAAGCCACCGTTGAAGCCGACGGCATCCATGTCGATCTCTCCTCGGCCTTCACCAGTGGCGGCGGCAGCGCCTCCATGACCGGACGCCTGGGCCAGGTGATCTACACCGCCACCGCCTTTGACCCCGCTGCTCCGGTGTGGATTTCGGTGGAAGGGGACGCCCTCACCCTGCTGGGGGGCGAAGGTTTGGAGGTCAGCCAACCCATGACCCGCGACGACTTCAACCAAGGCTTTGGCTTCTAA
- a CDS encoding DUF2993 domain-containing protein, whose protein sequence is MDIVAIFVSALMGLVAPAGVVLDSVAASSLRQQVVAADALVVRIDNVPNYQIINGRIDQARVAARGVYPRQLPDLRIAAIDLETDPVAVDLGMLQRGQLKLNAPAQAGLRLRLQADDINTFLASPQVQTWLDTLQFNLPGATERVQRRYGLANPTLEFLDGDRFRLVVDLEDRVLADTIPIVLETGVRVVNGHRLQLVQPRLEVEGAEFPSELVVSLAEGASQEFSLRRLEAFGLTTRVLALTVRENELDIAIFARLEPNSPFLQGSIPPPPP, encoded by the coding sequence ATGGATATTGTGGCCATTTTCGTGAGTGCTCTAATGGGCTTGGTGGCTCCGGCGGGGGTGGTGCTGGATAGCGTGGCCGCCAGTTCTCTACGGCAGCAGGTGGTGGCGGCGGATGCCCTCGTGGTACGCATTGACAATGTGCCCAACTACCAAATTATCAACGGGCGCATTGATCAGGCGAGGGTGGCCGCACGCGGGGTCTATCCCCGCCAGTTGCCCGACCTCCGCATTGCCGCCATTGACCTCGAAACCGACCCGGTGGCGGTGGATCTGGGGATGCTGCAACGGGGGCAGCTCAAGCTCAATGCTCCGGCTCAGGCAGGGTTGCGTCTGAGGCTTCAGGCGGACGACATCAACACCTTTCTGGCCTCGCCCCAGGTGCAGACCTGGCTGGATACGCTTCAGTTCAACCTACCAGGGGCTACCGAGCGAGTGCAGCGTCGCTACGGCCTCGCCAACCCCACCCTAGAATTTCTCGATGGCGACCGCTTTCGGCTGGTGGTTGACCTCGAAGATCGAGTCTTAGCCGATACCATTCCCATCGTCCTAGAAACGGGGGTGAGGGTGGTGAATGGCCATCGGCTGCAACTGGTACAGCCGCGCCTGGAAGTTGAGGGGGCCGAATTTCCCTCAGAGTTGGTGGTGAGCTTGGCGGAGGGAGCCAGCCAAGAATTTTCCCTGCGGCGGCTCGAAGCCTTCGGCCTCACCACGCGGGTGTTGGCCCTCACGGTTCGCGAGAACGAGCTGGATATCGCTATCTTTGCCCGCCTAGAGCCCAACTCTCCCTTTTTGCAAGGCTCCATCCCCCCACCCCCGCCATGA
- a CDS encoding SLC13 family permease — protein METLSGVTASVIFFGVLALIATERMHLTIAAFLGAMLLVFLHVLTLDEAIHYISRSYATLALFFGVMVMVRAFEPTKIFDYLATQIVVISKGEGKRLLLGIVAITAPICAVLPNATTVMLLAPLLPTIAQEINVNVVPLLILMVFVANSAGLMTLVGDPATFIVGDAINMSFADYLMKLGVAGVIAVGVIVALLPILFADIWHKRLDNLSQLPHPVVNHPRMLALGSLIVALVLVMFVIGDQLPVPISPPAIALLGAALCLLLTHHSGIDTVQNILRDIDWSTLVFFMSVFVLIGGLQETGMISAASGLLSFVIGKNIALGSLVLLFVTGILSSLIPNIPLVVAMVPLLKEYLVTVNLAGSDLLATDFAGQVPPEILPLFVAMMFGATLGGNGTLVGASSNIVAAGIAEQHGKTITFHGFLRYGLPVMAAQLVVMSLFVTVRFL, from the coding sequence ATGGAAACCTTGTCTGGAGTCACCGCTTCGGTGATTTTCTTTGGCGTGCTCGCACTGATTGCCACAGAGCGAATGCATCTCACCATTGCAGCCTTTTTAGGAGCAATGCTGTTGGTTTTTCTTCATGTTCTCACCCTAGATGAAGCGATTCACTACATTAGCCGCAGCTATGCCACCCTGGCGCTATTTTTTGGGGTGATGGTGATGGTACGCGCCTTTGAACCCACCAAAATCTTTGACTATCTAGCCACTCAAATTGTGGTTATTTCTAAGGGAGAAGGCAAGCGGTTACTGTTAGGAATTGTGGCTATTACGGCTCCCATTTGTGCGGTTTTGCCCAACGCTACTACCGTGATGCTATTGGCCCCACTGCTGCCTACCATAGCCCAGGAAATCAACGTCAATGTGGTGCCGTTATTAATTCTCATGGTGTTTGTGGCCAACAGTGCCGGGTTGATGACCCTCGTAGGCGATCCAGCCACCTTTATTGTGGGCGATGCCATTAACATGAGCTTTGCCGACTATTTGATGAAGCTGGGCGTAGCCGGGGTGATTGCTGTCGGTGTAATCGTTGCGCTGCTGCCCATCCTGTTTGCGGATATTTGGCACAAGCGCCTAGACAACCTCAGCCAACTGCCTCACCCCGTGGTGAATCACCCCCGGATGTTAGCCCTAGGAAGCCTGATTGTGGCTCTGGTGCTGGTCATGTTCGTGATTGGTGATCAGTTGCCTGTGCCGATTTCACCCCCTGCCATTGCCCTACTGGGAGCGGCGTTATGCCTGCTGCTCACCCACCACAGCGGCATTGATACGGTGCAAAACATTCTGCGCGACATCGACTGGAGCACCCTCGTCTTCTTTATGAGTGTGTTTGTGTTGATTGGGGGTCTTCAGGAGACCGGAATGATCAGCGCCGCCTCCGGGCTCCTGAGTTTTGTGATTGGCAAAAACATTGCCCTCGGTTCTTTGGTGCTGTTGTTTGTCACCGGGATTCTCTCCAGCCTAATTCCCAACATTCCCCTAGTGGTGGCCATGGTGCCCCTGCTGAAGGAATACCTCGTGACCGTAAACCTCGCGGGATCAGACCTTCTCGCGACGGATTTTGCGGGTCAGGTGCCCCCAGAAATTTTGCCGCTGTTTGTGGCGATGATGTTTGGGGCTACCCTCGGCGGCAATGGCACCCTAGTGGGCGCATCCTCCAACATTGTGGCTGCTGGCATTGCCGAGCAGCATGGCAAAACCATTACCTTCCACGGCTTTTTACGCTACGGTCTACCCGTCATGGCGGCCCAGTTGGTGGTGATGAGCCTCTTTGTCACCGTCCGATTTCTATGA
- a CDS encoding isochorismate synthase MenF, which yields MPVASYCLPSRQDLQAVQPFINECLARVAQGQGPQVASLSFAIPALDPLLALAPLAHRQGYHLYLEHPAAQEAVVAFGSAVAGQFAGRDRFAATQRFIETWQQNLQCYQDPALDGMALVPRFFCNFSFFSQPPQGQLDFPAAMVVLPQWQVVRRGGLYGLTVNLVLTAETTLASVLKTLEERLDTVQALPHSYPNPHASPRFLGLGELTTWPDAQASHHFQDSVAQALRHLDRQVQKIVLAHAFDMVRETPFQVLPSLAKLRQRYPDCYTFAVGNGRGTTFMGASPERLLSITQGQLLTDALAGSAPRGRHAQEDRHLALQLLHSPKEQGEHQLVVKFLHQQLRGLGLRPQSPSRPTLLKLSNIQHLHTPIQARVSSQIHPLHLVEALHPTPAVAGVPTAAACDHIHRYERFDRGLYAAPLGWVGANGDSEFIVGIRSALINGNWARLYAGAGIVAGSDPAREWAEITLKSRALGESLV from the coding sequence ATGCCAGTTGCTTCTTACTGCTTGCCTAGCCGCCAGGATCTCCAAGCCGTCCAGCCCTTTATTAACGAATGTTTAGCGCGGGTGGCCCAAGGACAGGGGCCGCAGGTGGCCAGCCTCAGCTTTGCCATCCCCGCCCTCGACCCGCTGTTGGCCTTGGCTCCGTTGGCCCATCGCCAGGGCTATCACCTGTATCTAGAGCATCCTGCCGCACAGGAGGCGGTGGTGGCCTTTGGCAGTGCGGTGGCGGGCCAGTTTGCCGGACGGGATCGCTTTGCCGCCACCCAGCGGTTCATCGAAACCTGGCAGCAAAACCTCCAGTGCTACCAAGATCCCGCCCTAGACGGGATGGCCCTGGTGCCTCGGTTTTTCTGCAACTTTAGCTTTTTCTCCCAGCCGCCCCAGGGCCAGCTCGATTTTCCGGCGGCGATGGTGGTGCTACCCCAGTGGCAGGTGGTGCGCCGGGGCGGTCTCTATGGGCTGACGGTGAACCTGGTGCTGACCGCCGAAACTACCCTGGCCAGTGTCCTTAAAACCCTAGAAGAACGTCTCGATACCGTCCAAGCCCTGCCCCACAGCTACCCCAACCCCCACGCCTCTCCCCGGTTCCTGGGCCTGGGAGAGCTGACCACCTGGCCCGATGCCCAGGCCAGCCACCATTTTCAGGATTCTGTGGCCCAAGCCCTGCGCCATCTGGATCGCCAGGTGCAAAAAATTGTCCTGGCCCACGCCTTCGATATGGTGCGCGAGACGCCCTTTCAGGTGTTGCCCTCCCTGGCCAAACTGCGCCAGCGCTACCCCGACTGCTATACCTTCGCCGTGGGCAATGGGCGCGGGACGACCTTCATGGGGGCCAGCCCGGAACGGTTGCTGAGCATCACCCAGGGCCAGTTGCTCACCGATGCCCTGGCCGGGTCTGCCCCCCGTGGTCGCCATGCCCAGGAGGATCGCCACCTGGCTCTCCAACTGTTGCACAGCCCCAAGGAGCAGGGCGAACACCAGCTTGTGGTCAAGTTTCTACATCAGCAGTTGCGCGGTCTTGGTCTGCGGCCCCAATCCCCCAGCCGCCCCACGCTATTGAAGTTGTCGAACATTCAGCACCTCCATACCCCCATCCAGGCGCGGGTTTCCAGCCAAATTCACCCCCTGCATTTGGTGGAAGCCCTGCACCCCACCCCCGCCGTGGCCGGAGTGCCCACCGCCGCCGCCTGCGACCACATCCACCGCTACGAACGGTTTGACCGAGGGCTCTATGCCGCGCCCCTGGGCTGGGTGGGGGCCAATGGCGACAGCGAGTTTATCGTCGGCATTCGCTCGGCCCTAATTAACGGCAACTGGGCCAGACTGTACGCCGGGGCTGGTATTGTGGCAGGATCTGACCCGGCGCGGGAATGGGCGGAAATCACCCTCAAATCCCGTGCCCTGGGCGAATCCCTGGTGTAG